The DNA region GTTATCTAGTTGTAGCATAATCATCTTGTCACAGGTTCAAATCTCCAAATAggtaatttttgtatttttttaaattgtatgtAATTATGTATCATATAGTTAATGTATTATAAAATACCTTACATAAAAATGCTTTAGGTCTCCTTAACCCTAGGACCGGCCCTGAAAAAATCCGAGATTTGATATGGTTAACCGTAAACCGagatttgtattttaaaaattaataataaattagataaccggggtaaaattggaattatgattttgttgaaaaatcgtgggtataaaaataacaacaattattgttttgggttttaaatgagacgtttttattatttggtgtattgttattccaatccaaaacaattgggtattaaacgtccaaataaatataacttcgggttttttttggcattttcccCAAAGTCAAtagttaataataattaacGCATGCAATTCTctattttaaaaagaacaagTATTGATAGTTTGTAATGTGATAtatagcattaaaaaaaaaaacaaatgtgtttttttttggaaatatatctttaatggattttaatatCTTATTTACCATGTATTGTGGAAATGAATCAATACCTCTACAAAAATGTATTTGGgcgtataaatattttttcttagaactattaattgattattattattttttagcgttgatagatattttgtttgtaagattaaatatatatatatataactgttaCAAACAAACGcgacaaaatacaaaaaaaaacggttATGAAATAATGTCTACTGTTATTTTGccatgaaataaaagaaaatcgTTACAGATTTTACGCGcgaaaatgataaaaattattCCAATTTCATctcttattgttgttttttgtttaaagcaATCAAATATGTGGTGGAAGAGGCAAAATGACTTTGTATCATCTTCAAGAGATTATCTATTGTGAAACTCTTCACAATGTATTATGGATATAACCCGTTTAGTATGAATTTTTATAAGTAAATCGAAttgttatagacttatagttactcattatcaaaatatttataacaaataattataagaagaaattaatctaaaagacttcaaaaagaacaaacataTGTTGTATTAAAGATGATACATTTTCCAAGTCAATAGTTAATTACTATTAACGCATCcattttaaaaagaacaaattttgttagtttgaaatgtgatatataacatttaaaaaaaaacaaatgttatattttttagaaatatatcaATAGGTGTCaatttaatggattttaaaaatcttatttaccatgtattttttgaaaattatatgtatttaaaatgaTGTTAGTACCTCTATAAAAATGTCTTTGGGGgtataaatatttttccttaTTACTATTAATtgatcaattcttttttttttttattgtggcaatgaatatatatataaaagtaaccGTTACAAATAAACGCggcaaaatataaaaaacgGTTGATGAAATAACgtctataactttttttccacaaaacaaAAGGAGCCGTTACAGATTTTACGCgcgaaaaatttaaaaattattataaaattatatattcaaatttgttAGTAACAAAAAATGATCTCAATACTATTGACAAACTTCTAAAATATCctcaactattaaaaaaaaaaactgttttcatACCacaaaacctttttattcaCCTTATAATAAAGTGAATACTATGTAGATCTCTATGCAATGAAAATACTAATTTTCTATTGTGCATAGTTATCCCTCCCGTCCAAAAGCTCCTTACTACCCATCTATTTCACAATCTTATCAATCATGATCCGTCAATACACActttctagtatttttttttaataatttaataattatatttttctccCGTTacgttaatttattttattctcctCATGATAATATTATTCCATTATTGTATTCGACCATATCTATCACCTTTGTATTTGACCGACTCTACAAGTAAATATCACCACCCAATCAAATATCGGCTTTGACTTTTATTAAATGACCGGCTCGTCGTTTTAATGAAAACCCACATGATTTGCTTTTCGTCCAAGCAATTTTTCTTGggttagagaaaaagaaagaggaaacaaaaaaaaaaaaaaaaaaaaaNNNNNNNNNNNNNNNNNNNNNNNNNNNNNNNNNNNNNNNNNNNNNNNNNNNNNNNNNNNNNNNNNNNNNNNNNNNNNNNNNNNNNNNNNNNNNNNNNNNNNNNNNNNNNNNNNNNNNNNNNNNNNNNNNNNNNNNNNNNNNNNNNNNNNNNNNNNNNNNNNNNNNNNNNNNNNNNNNNNNNNNNNNNNNNNNNNNNNNNNNNNNNNNNNNNNNNNNNNNNNNNNNNNNNNNNNNNNNNNNNNNNNNNNNNNNNNNNNNNNNNNNNNNNNNNNNNNNNNNNNNNNNNNNNNNNNNNNNNNNNNNNNNNNNNNNNNNNNNNNNNNNNNNNNNNNNNNNNNNNNNNNNNNNNNNNNNNNNNNNNNNNNNNNNNNNNNNNNNNNNNNNNNNNNNNNNNNNNNNNNNNNNNNNNNNNNNNNNNNNNNNNNNNNNNNNNNNNNNNNNNNNNNNNNNNNNNNNNNNNNNNNNNNNNNNNNNNNNNNNNNNNNNNNNNNNNNNNNNNNNNNNNNNNNNNNNNNNNNNNNNNNNNNNNNNNNNNNNNNNNNNNNNNNNNNNNNNNNNNNNNNNNNNNNNNNNNNNNNNNNNNNNNNNNNNNNNNNNNNNNNNNNNNNNNNNNNNNNNNNNNNNNNNNNNNNNNNNNNNNNNNNNNNNNNNNNNNNNNNNNNNNNNNNNNNNNNNNNNNNNttttttttttttttgataaaaggaATTGACcagttttaaatttgtattttgcAGGAACTCTTATCTTGCCGGcggctgtaaaaaaaaaaaaaaaaactgatttaggACGGTGGCATTTCTTCTCtgattgtgtttatttttatgacagagaagatgatgaacacTTGTATCTATCAGGCTTTAACTGTTACAGTTGGGTGAGTATTTTTAAGCTTCATAGCTTTATGTTTTACtgtgttttgtctttctctaggtttgtgatttgagttttgatttggtttgtttctgTGTTAACATGTAAATATTGTCTTTTGTGCAGTGTTTTCTAATGCTGTCGGCAAGAATCTATCAGTAGGACTGCTAGGGACTTACTTAAGAGGCTACACAGTTGACTTTTTCTTACAAGGTTATAGGTTTAGTAGCGTTGTTAATATATAGAAATGGAAGCCAAGATCGCCAAGGTGTTGGATAGTAGGTGTGAAAATGGGTTCGGGAAGAAGAGGAAGCGCGTAGCAACCTGTGCTGCATATGTTACTGGAATTTCATGTGCACAGCTGCAACATGTTCCCCCACCGAATGGGCAGAGTCAGGTTCCTGACAAGAGAAGGAAACTGGGAGGTGAAAACAAGCTTAGCGCTTATGAGAATCGCTCTGGGAAGTCACTGGTCAGATACTACTCTTATTTTAAGAAGACTGGAGCTGCGAAACGTGTTATGATCTATGAGAATGGTGAATGGGTTGATTTGCCTGAGCATATCATCTGCGCCATCCGAAATGAATTAGATGAAAAGAGAGCAGCTATTGAGTTCGAGTTGTGTGGTCACAGTTATATTTTGGACTTCTTGCACATGCACAGACTGGATTTGGAAACAGGGGCTAAAACCCCTCTTGCATGGATTGACGTCGGAGGCAAATGCTTTTTCCCTGAGATTTACGGGAGTGATGAAAGGACCAATTGTTGCCATCATAACCGTGTGGAAGATCCAAAGCAGTATGCTCCACAAGATATCAAACTGCGCCTTGAAATTGATGTTAATGGTGGCGAGCCTCCAAGGTTGAACTTGGAGGAGTGCAGTGATGAGTCTGGTGATAATATGGACGATGTTCCATGTGCTCAACGATCCTCAAACGAGCACTTTGACGAGGCAACAGAGGATAGCTGCAGTCGCAAGCTCGGAGCTGCTGCTTCGAAATGGGATGAGACTGATGCTATAGTCTCTGGTTCAAAGCCTACTGGAACCGAAGTACTTGATAAAGATGcagttaaaaaaatgtttgctgTAGGCACAGCTTCTCTAGGGCACGTTGCAGTGCTGGATGTGGGCCGTTTTTCCAGTGAGATTGCCAAAGCTCGTCTAGCGCTTTTCCAGAAGCAGGTTGAGATCACCAAGAAACATAGAGGTGATGCAAACGTTAGGTACGCCTGGCTTCCTGCAAAGAGGGAAGTTCTATCGGCAATTATGATGCAAGGACTTGGAGTTGGTGGAGCATTTATTAGAAAGTCCATCTATGG from Camelina sativa cultivar DH55 chromosome 3, Cs, whole genome shotgun sequence includes:
- the LOC109124864 gene encoding inactive poly [ADP-ribose] polymerase RCD1-like isoform X2; amino-acid sequence: MEAKIAKVLDSRCENGFGKKRKRVATCAAYVTGISCAQLQHVPPPNGQSQVPDKRRKLGGENKLSAYENRSGKSLVRYYSYFKKTGAAKRVMIYENGEWVDLPEHIICAIRNELDEKRAAIEFELCGHSYILDFLHMHRLDLETGAKTPLAWIDVGGKCFFPEIYGSDERTNCCHHNRVEDPKQYAPQDIKLRLEIDVNGGEPPRLNLEECSDESGDNMDDVPCAQRSSNEHFDEATEDSCSRKLGAAASKWDETDAIVSGSKPTGTEVLDKDAVKKMFAVGTASLGHVAVLDVGRFSSEIAKARLALFQKQVEITKKHRGDANVRYAWLPAKREVLSAIMMQGLGVGGAFIRKSIYGVGIHLTAADCPNFSARYCDIDENGVRYMFLCRVIMGNMEHLRGDKAQFFSGGEEYDNGVDDVENPKNYIVWNINMNTHIFPEFVVRFKLSVPPNAEGNLIAKRDNSGVTLEGPKDLPPQLEGNGAGGSGSANSVGSSTTTPKSPWMPFPTLFAAISHKVAEKDMSLIIADYQQLREKKMTRADFVRKLRVIVGDNLLRSTITTLQNQPKLGKEIPGSIRDHEEGAGGL
- the LOC109124864 gene encoding inactive poly [ADP-ribose] polymerase RCD1-like isoform X3; its protein translation is MEAKIAKVLDSRCENGFGKKRKRVATCAAYVTGISCAQLQHVPPPNGQSQVPDKRRKLGGENKLSAYENRSGKSLVRYYSYFKKTGAAKRVMIYENGEWVDLPEHIICAIRNELDEKRAAIEFELCGHSYILDFLHMHRLDLETGAKTPLAWIDVGGKCFFPEIYGSDERTNCCHHNRVEDPKQYAPQDIKLRLEIDVNGGEPPRLNLEECSDESGDNMDDVPCAQRSSNEHFDEATEDSCSRKLGAAASKWDETDAIVSGSKPTGTEVLDKDAVKKMFAVGTASLGHVAVLDVGRFSSEIAKARLALFQKQVEITKKHRGDANVRYAWLPAKREVLSAIMMQGLGVGGAFIRKSIYGVGIHLTAADCPNFSARYCDIDENGVRYMFLCRVIMGNMEHLRGDKAQFFSGGEEYDNGVDDVENPKNYIVWNINMNTHIFPEFVVRFKLSVPPNAEA
- the LOC109124864 gene encoding inactive poly [ADP-ribose] polymerase RCD1-like isoform X1 is translated as MEAKIAKVLDSRCENGFGKKRKRVATCAAYVTGISCAQLQHVPPPNGQSQVPDKRRKLGGENKLSAYENRSGKSLVRYYSYFKKTGAAKRVMIYENGEWVDLPEHIICAIRNELDEKRAAIEFELCGHSYILDFLHMHRLDLETGAKTPLAWIDVGGKCFFPEIYGSDERTNCCHHNRVEDPKQYAPQDIKLRLEIDVNGGEPPRLNLEECSDESGDNMDDVPCAQRSSNEHFDEATEDSCSRKLGAAASKWDETDAIVSGSKPTGTEVLDKDAVKKMFAVGTASLGHVAVLDVGRFSSEIAKARLALFQKQVEITKKHRGDANVRYAWLPAKREVLSAIMMQGLGVGGAFIRKSIYGVGIHLTAADCPNFSARYCDIDENGVRYMFLCRVIMGNMEHLRGDKAQFFSGGEEYDNGVDDVENPKNYIVWNINMNTHIFPEFVVRFKLSVPPNAEGNLIAKRDNSGVTLEGPKDLPPQLEGNQGAGGSGSANSVGSSTTTPKSPWMPFPTLFAAISHKVAEKDMSLIIADYQQLREKKMTRADFVRKLRVIVGDNLLRSTITTLQNQPKLGKEIPGSIRDHEEGAGGL